The nucleotide window CACCCgagtgggctggggaagggagccCCGCCCCAGGGCTGCCGCGCTCTGAGGTTCCTAACGTGTATCGGGCATTGCCCGCCGCCGTTCTGCCCCTCCCGGTGTGCCTCTGTCCACGGAGCCAGGGCTCCGAGTAGCCCAAGTGCCAAGAgcatcagagagagagggtagccTCTTCCTGGCAGAGCCCGGTGAATGGGAGCGCTCGTGCTGGGGGATTGGGTTGCCACAGACCCCCAGACataagaagaaaatgtcatttatacTTTGCAAAGCACCTTTGCCATGACTTGGCCCAGTGAGTGGCTGCAGTATATGGTTCAGAGAACGGAGTCTCAGAGAACTGGGGTGGATCGCCTAGAGGACTAATGAGAGCCGGAGCCTCAGCCAAGGCTTCTCGACTCCTCAGTTCTGTGTCTGTCTGGCGCCCTTTCGTCCACACTGCCGCCCTTAACCTCAGGCTGCGTTGAGAGGCCTCCTGCGGGTGTCGGGCCAGACTAGACCAAGCCAGCATTTCTTTTTACGGGTAGGACCCGCCTCGGGTTCCTCAACACGGTATTCCTGCCTCCTCTCACCCCAGACAAGCTCTGAGGACACGTTCTAGAGGGTGCTCCTAAGTCACCACCTAAAACTGGATCCGTCAGAGGCTTCCCTAGGTAATAGTTTGTGGCCCCCTCTGGTTGctcttaccccccaccccccaggaccGGTGGATCTGGAGAGTATATGAGTTCTTCTCAACCTTGCATGCCATGAAAATATATGGGCCTGGGGGCCTCACCCCTGCACCAAGACAAGCTGAAGCAGCCGCTGAGGAGTAGGCCACGGAaatctctgtatattttttaaaagtcgcCTGGGTTTTCTCATGCATGGCctaggttgagaaccactgagctaaAGCAATACTGAGGCATAGCTGATTTTATAAGCTGCGGATCCTATGGCCCCTGcttaattcttgttttttttttttaagatttatttatttatttatttgacagagagacagacagacagacagacagtggagagggaacacaagcaaggggagtggaagagggagaagcaggcttcccgctgagcagggagcccgatgtaggcttgttccagggaccctgggatcatgacttgagctgacggcagacacttaatgaccaagccaccccGGTACCCCCTTAATCCattttttattcaacaaacatttcctggCCACTCACTATGTGCCAGTTAGCCTCACACTGCACTATAGTGGTATAAGATCAATTCAGACAGATTCCGCTCTTCATCGGCTTCACAAAAGTTTATGTATTATTAACTTCAGTTTAAGATTTTCTTGaaacgaggggtgcctgggtggctcagtgggttaagcctctgccttcggctcaggttatgatcccagggtcctgggatcgagccctgcatcaggctctctgctcagcggggagcctgtttcctcctctctctctctctgcctgcctctctgcctgcttgtgatctctgtctgtcaaataaataaataaataatcttaaaaaaaaaaaaaagattttcttgaaACAAATCAGTAggtctaaggaaaaaaaaaaaggcagtgtgaTTTACCGATCCCAGCCAATATCACACCGCATGTGAGTGAGCTAACTTAGAGGTTTCATGGCAAAGAAAGGCTTACTTGTGACTTACTAGGACCAGTATGAGAATTTGCTGAAATCAAAAAGTCCATTATCCAaatcaataataattatttttgcacatttttctaATATGGGTCAATACACAGAAGATTGTAAGTGTAAGCGACAGAATTATGTACTTTGCAAAAACTAtgggaaaaatctgaaaaacattttatggtTATTGGTAAATTTGGAGCTGGTTTTTCAATTTATGCCATGCCCTTTTGTACCCTGTGTTAATACTGAGTTGACCTAAGAGTTTGTGAATTTATTATGGACAGATACGGTTTTGAAATGGAGATGCTTTCACTTCAAACTAAACTCAATTGTTCGAAAAATGATGAGTCAGTTTTATTAATGTAGATTCAAATAGTCAAGGAAAATGATATTTTGGTATTTAagtttttagaaaacttttttaaagattttatttatttatttatttgacagaaagcagggggaacagcgagggagagagggagaagcaggctccctgctgagcagggagcccgatgcagggcttgatcccaggaccctgggatcatgagcggagtggaagacagacccttaactgactgagccacccaaccaccTAGTTTTTAGAAAACTTCCCAGTATGTTAAGAACAGTTTGGGCGTGTGATTCTGTTTTTTTGAGAATACAttttgtaaaatctaaaaaaaaaaccctaagacaGGTTCCTAATACATGAACATCAACTAGGTTGGTAAGAGCATGTaagagctcccctcccccagaagcacATAGAAGTGTTGTTACAAGATCTCTTCAACTGAGTGATAAGTAATAAAGGATAAGAGCCTGAGAGCAGTGGTGAATGAGTCATCCAGAACTGGAAATTCATAAAACAGCATCCCTCCTGGCTAATTCCTCTCTCAGGGAGGAAGTGGTGGAtgcgggcaggggcagggggccagTGGCAAGGGCACAGAAAGTATgctgggcagaggctgggagTGGCAGGTCCCTGGCAAAGCCAAGTCACCTTGGTGGTGTCGGATGGTTGCTAGAGGAGATCAGCCTCTCACTCTTCTGTCTCTCATGTGCctctctctgattctttcttttagtGACCTGCAGGATCCCGTTGTATGTCTTGCTGGTCATCCAGATGGCTCACCAGTTTCTTCTAGCAATTCCATCCCTGTTGTTCCTCAGGCCACCATTCTGTCCCAGGTCTCCAGTGCCTTCTCTTTTCCTGAACCTCTAAATCATCCACCTATAACCCAGAGCCCTCCTTCTCCAACACAAGTGATttaccttccttctccccagccttCAGCTCCCCTAGCTTCGAGCTCTGCCATTGATACGCCCCCCAGTTCTGGAACTATCTCTTCCCCTATGCCCCAAACTGATCTTTCCCACACACTGCCACCTGTGAAATCCTCACTTTCCTCTCCCACCTCGTCTGCCCCTGTGGATGCCATCACGGCCACCTCACCTCCTGACAATACAGGTAAGTATGGCGGAGCCAGGCTGCTGCTGTTTGTTACAATCTGGCTTCTGGAAACGCAGGAGCTAGCCTGCCTAATCAAGTTACCTGTGATAAGACCAGGTTGACCCTTTCTTTTTATGATGTCTGCTTGATTTTGAGAGCTTTCCTCCAGACATTCATAGAACATAGATATGGCTGAGTTTGATTGTTTTGAGCAAGAGAGTGGAGAAATAGCTCTGAGGCAAACATACCCCATTTTATCAAGATGAATTAGTTCACAGGTTGGTTTCTTCCACAAAAGGTTATGAGGTCACTGTTTCCAACATTCTGAAGAGGAAAATTTTGAactttatttactgttttttaaagattttatttatttatctgacagacaccgagggagggaacacaagtaggggtagtgggagagagaagcaggcttcccactgagcagggagcctgatgcggggctcgatcccaggaccccgggatcctgacctgagccgaagaccaatgcttaaccaattgagccacccagtcacccctcttttatttttttaaagattttatttttacataatctctacatccagtgtggggtttgaagtcgtgaccctgagatcaagactcgcatgctcttttatttttttttaatttttaaattttttattttattttattttaagattttatttatttatttgacagagagagaggagatcacaagtaggcagagaggcagccagagagagagggggaagcaggttccccactgagcacagagcccgatgtggggctcgatcccaggaccctgacatcatgacctgagctgaaggcagaggcttaattcactgagccatccaggcgcccctcgcaTGCTCTTTTagactgaaccacctgggtgcctctgttGGGTTTTTTGAAGtatcatttacatacaataaaattcatcCAGATCTGTGGATAGATGAAATTTTTATAGTTACACAAGGTTGGATTAAATACCCAGACCCGCTCAACCACCATCATGATATGTAACATTTTCACCACCCCCAAAGTTCCTTCATGTTCCTTTGTAGTCAACTCCTATCCactacccccagcccctggccaccactgactgatctgttttgttttcctatacttttgatttttctaaaatgtcttatGAAGAGAATCCTAAGATATGCAGCCTTTTGGGTCTGGCTGCTTTCAGTTGACATAATATATTGGAGAATTGGAGATCTGTCTACATTGTTGCAATTATCAGTGTCTCCTACCTTTTAATTACTGAATAATAGTCCACTGTACAGAGGGttcacagtttgtttatccattctttctttccttttttttttttttaaagattttatttatttatttgacattcagagatcacaagtagcagagaggcaggcagagagagaggaggaagcaggctccctgctgagcagagagcccaatgcggggctcgattccaggaccctgggatcatgacctgagctgaaggcagaggctttaacccactgagctacccaggcgcccccatccatTCTTTAGCTGATAGATCTTGAGTTGTTTCCAGCTTGGGGGTATAATGAAAAGCCTCTATAAACATTCACAAACAAGTCTTCTTGagacatgtttttctttccctggggCAAATACCTAGGAGTCGTGGAGTCCGTCGTGTTTCTTTATTAGTGATTTTTCCAGTACGTGTTCATAAAATGATTTGGCTTCTCTGTCGCAGAAATGGTTTATACCAGCAGCATCAGTGATTCTGATCTTGAGAGTCAAGTGTCCCAGATGGAAAAGGCTCTGTCCTCGGGTAGTTTGGAGCCTAACCTCGCGGGAGAAATGATAAACCATGTCAGCAAACTCCTTCATTCCCCACCTGCCTTGCTGGCTCCTCTGGCCCAGAGGTAGGTATTAGCAAACTGATGTGCGCAGGAGAGGGGACCCTCTAATGACAATGATACTTCTTATCAGGATTAATTACAGCCAAGTATTTTTCTCACACAGAAAAGGTTCATAATGTTTTGTTACATTGCTACTGCATATTCTGCTTCGAGTGGGGAAGACAAGGTGGGAGTGTTGAATTTGAACCACTTGTCTTTACAGATTGCTAAAAATAGTGGATGACATTGGCTTACAGCTGAATTTTTCCACCAAAACCGTAActctcacctccccttccttGGCTCTGGCCGTAATCAGAGTGAATGCTAGTAATTTCGACACAACTACCTTCGCTGCCCAAGACCCTGCAAATCTTCAGGTACATCCTAattctttgtgaaaaaaaaaaaacctttttttgtcTATGATTATAGCCTCCGTGTACTTCGTGCTGGAGGCAATTACTGCTTACAGTCAGGGGTGatactcaaaatatttaacatctaGAACAGTGCAGCAACGCAGAATCAGAAACAGGACATTGGTCTTGGCTGAAGCAGGATCTGAGAGGTCCTTGGGCCCAGTGTTAACCTTCTGGCACCTAGATTATGGAAGTtttgcagggaggtggggggctcaGGTGGGGAGAAGTGTCCAGTAGAGGGTTCTGGGCAGTTGCAAGAGAGCAGGGACATCAGCTACTTACCAacccatttcaatattttaacaagCATTTGGACTGCACTGGTGTCAGTAGCGGAGCTGAGTATCAGTCCTGTTTCTAGCATTTTCTATCCACCTATTAGAGGGATTAGGGGCTGGAAAAGCCCAAGTCAGACCAAGTCTTGCCCTTTTTGCCTCTTAACTTGATTTGTATAGTTTTCCCTTTTCAAGTTTAGTGCATGCGGTTCTACAAAGACTTTGCCCTAACAGGCGGCCAGTTGGTGTGTCTGGAGTTATGGTTTTCAgcactgctccccacccccctgccgaCCCAGCCCCAGTTTTGTTGAGCTATAACTGACACAGAGCATCCTACACTTTCCGATGGTttctatatatctttaaaatgtttcctttcctgctctgagGACTTGTCTCTCTATTATACATCCTCTCCAGTTTCATAGCGATCAGAGAGACAACAACCGATTTGACAGAGGTTGCCACAAATAAATGCCTTTACAGGATCCTCCTCCTTAATTAGTCCTTACGTTTTCCATCTATTCATTATACTAGCCCAGGCATTTTTATTATCTCTTACTTGATTTTCAGGTTTCTCTGGAAACCCGGCCCCCTGAGAACAGTATTGGTGTTATTACGCTGCCATCATCACTGATGAGTAATTTACCAGCTAATGATGTGGAGCTCGCTTCCAGGGTTCAGTTTAACTTCTTTGAAACACCTGCCCTGTTTCAGGTAAGGTTAATGCTAACTGCTttgggtttaggttttattttggtggggggcagtttcgtttctttttcattctccatGAAAGcagcagttttttaaatttatttatggtgTTCTGCAgcttattttgatttatttatttcagaggtttatttatttatttgagagagagagagtgtgcagtggggaggagccaagggggaaggagagagaaactctcagcagactccccgctgagcacagagtccaacacagggctcgatctcctgactctgagatcatgacttgaccggaaaccaggagtcaggcgcttaaccacCCGCCATCACCCAAGTGCCCTTccagtttgtttttaaacaggaCCTAAGGATAAATAACGATAACTAATGTTAGCCTGCTACTGTGCACTcagaaatgttaacttttttttttaaagattttatttatttgacagagatcacaagtaggcagtgaggcaggcagagagggagcggggaggaagcaggctccctgctgagcagagatcccgatgcggggctcgatcccaggaccctgagatcatgacctgaaccgaaggcagaggctttaacccactgagccacccaggcgcccgggaaatGTTAACTTTAATCCTCCCAACGACCCTGTGAGGGAGAAACTATTCAACGACTATGCCAGCTTTGCAGATGAGGGCAAGGAAGTGCAGAGAGCTTAACTTGCTTGAGAACACACAGTTTAAGCAACTTCGAGTTCGATTCTCTTGACAGTTCCTGAGGGTCCTGTTCTGTCGGTCTGTGAAATTTCCGTCAGTAGCTAGAGCACGGTATGGCGGAACAGGCTCTGTTTCTAATCGTGGGCCCACCAAGGAATAAAGGGACTTTCCCAAGGGTTACTCCTTGACCCTCAATTTCAATTTCTCACCTGGATTATAAAATCAACCATGTGAACTTAACTGTTCTTTAGGGTCCCTTCCTGCTCTAAAAGCCATCTTGTTGATTCTTTGGTGTGCTAGGACCCTGCCCTGGAGAACCTCTCTCTGATCAGCTACGTCATATCGTCCAGCGTGGCAAACCTGACAGTCAAGAACTTGGCAAGAAACGTGACGGTCACCTTAAAGCACATCACCCCAAGCCAGGTGTGGGAGGCCCGTCTGGTCTCTCCTTGGACCAGATGCACTTGCACAAACCACGTCTGTCAGACTTGGCCTGAAAGAAGGAGATGGAGCGGAACCTCACACTCGGTTTAGGCACTGTGTGAGGCTAGGATCATAGGGTCGCTCTGCTGGGTTTTAGCGAGCCTAATAACTGATCACCTCATTTCCAAGAAGGTGCAGCGCAAAAGCCAGCTACTGTCCAGTTTAGTGCATTGAGATCTGCGGCTACAGGTCTGATTCTCACCCCCCAAGGGAAAACATCTCTCACTTCCGTTCAGATTGAGCAGTACCTGTGACCATACTACTCAAAGTCTGGTCTGCAGGCCTGTACCTTTGGCATCAGCTGGGCACTTGTGAGAAATGCCCACTTTGAGGCCCCACTCTGATTCCTGGAATCAGAATGTGCGTTTCAGCAAGGCCTCAAGGTGGTTCCTGTGCACAACCGCTGAGTTTAAGAAGGAGTGCTGACCTATGAGGGACTCACTTGCTGCTAGGGactagaataaaataagaattctcccaatatcaagaatgagattctgaaatttgaaattttcatattgtttttccaattgcttttcagttttttcagTTCCGTGAATTGATTATTTGTCACTTATCTTTCCACGGCAGGATGAATTAACCGTGAGATGTGTATTTTGGGACTTAGGCAGAAATGGTAGGTACCGGTCGTACCTTTTTCAGTCTCGAGTGGGCAGgggtggagaagaggaagaaggggcaaTCATTGAGACCGTGGCCTTGCTGACGGGACAGATACTCTTCCCCAAACCACCAGGGGGCCGAGGAGGCTGGTCGTCGGATggctgctctgtgaaagacaggAAGCAGAATGAGACCGTCTGTACGTGCAGCCACCTTACAAGCTTTGGCGTCCTACTGGTAATGACCCCACGCTACATGGCTTTTGACTCTGGGTCTGCAGGGCAGCTGGGCGTCCCGACATGATGTCTAATGTGATGGATGAATTTGATCAGCAGATAGGATATTGTAGCAAACTTACCGAACAATGAAATTACTCCTCCAATGAGCAAATGCACTTGAAACATAATACTTGGGGTactgggatggctcagtcagtttagtgtcggctctcaggtcaggtcatgattccagggtcctgggatcgagctctgtgtcagcctccctgctcagcggggagcctgcttttccctctgtggctccccctgcttgtgctctctttctctctgtctttctctcaaataaataaaatctttaagaaaagaaaaagaaagatcataTTTGACAGTggaatgcttttttccccccagtctatttttatacataaattttcctcttttaaataacAGGGCCTAGGGGATTCAGATTAAAATGGGTAAGAAAAATTGTTTAGTTTGCATTGCCCTTTaaaccctccttttttttttttttttaagattttatttatttatttatttgagagagagagagagagcaggagcagacaggagagggagaagtaggctccctgcccagcagggagcccgacacaggactggatttaagaccctgagatcatgaccagagccaaaggcagacgcttcaccaactgagccacccaggcactgcacactttaaaattttcataaagggcgcctgggtggctcagtcattaagcatctgcctttggctctggtcatgatcccagggtcctgggattgagccccacatccggctccctgtttggcaagaagcctgcttctccctctccctctccccctgcttatgttcccttgcttgctgtgtctctgtcaaataaacaaaatctttaaaaaaatttcttttttcataaaatgctCTGTcatcagttttcttatgtaatctcTCCAACAGTCCTACGAGACAGGTGGAATGGGGtgttgttactgttattttaGGAAGTTGGAATTAAGACTTTGGATGGCCAGTGTCCTAGTAATAGAACTAAGAAATGTAAGAATCTGAAGCCAAATTCAGGTCTTTAGGCTCCTAGCCTAGTGCTTTTCCAGTGCATCGTAATGCCACCGTGTCACTGACCGGACAGATTCTCTTCCCAACGCTGACAGCTGGCCAAGGAGGCTGTTCGGGTGGCTGCTCTGGGAAAGACGGGAAGCGGAACGAAACCACCTGTACCTATCACGtacatgggctttggagtccaCCAGACCAGAATTTGGGTCCCGGCTCCTCCATTTCATACTTGGGTGCCCTTGGGCAAATTATcgaccctctctgggcctcggtttcacTATTTTTATGTGATGATAATAATTGGGTCTACCTTGTAGGTTTGTTGATTAAACTATGGATGGGCACTTCGAACActctaataataatattattattattattggttattATTGGTTTACAATAATAAATGTAAACCATGGCTCTTTAATGTATTGAAAATATTTGGTCTTGAAAGCAGTGTTTTATTTTGCAGGATCTATCTCGGACATCCTTGCCACCTTCTCAGATGATGGCTCTGACGTTTATTACCTATATTGGTTGTGGGCTTTCATCAATTTTTCTGTCAGTTACTCTGGTAACCTACTTAGCCTTTGAGTGAGTATCCACACCAGACACTTGGGGTATAGGATGCAGTACCCGTCTCTACTGCCAAAATGTATTAATTATATGTGCTCTTTGGGCTACATTATCCTATATACCATCCAGTGGTGCCACCTGTATGTGAAACTTCGTGGGACTTTTTGGTTAAAATGCTCACTTCCTTCTACTAGTTTGTACACTTACTGAAGGCAGaggttgtgtctttttttttttaagattttatttatttatttgacagacagagatcacaagtaggctgagaggcaggcagagggagagggagaagcaggctccccactgagtgaagagcccgatgtggggcttgatcccaggaccctgggatcatgacctgagccgaaggcagaggctttaaccccctgagccacccagatgctccagaGGTTGTGTCTTAATCATCTTTTTACCCTAGAATGATGCCTGCTGTCTAGCTGACATTAGGTGTAAAATGAAAGATGGAGGCAGACCTTGAAACTCAAGAGCTTCTGATCTGATGATAGACCATAGCTTTGCGTACAGTATAAGAGCTCTTTAAGTTACTGAGTTTCTAAGTTATACTGAGTAAACGAAAGATTAAAAACAGTAGCAGGTATGGGGATGAAGAAGAATAAGAGGCATAAGACCTCCCTGAAAAAGATCGATATTTCATGAGTGCAGTTTTGTAAGTCCAACCAGAATGCATTACAAATAATGGCATCTCCTTCTTGGCTTACGTGAAGGGTCCCTTTGGTCATTTTGggatgtgggggggtgggggggcagattCCAACAAATTCtgttgggaaaaaagaaaataggcacTTTCATTACATTAACTAAATTAAAGAGTATGTAAGTTCTGGGGTTTAGATTTTGGACACTGCttagaaaatgtagaaatttaCTTGCAGTGCCAAACTAAGGGTCCAGCTGTAACTATAGATCTTCTAGTGGACCTTTGGAAGTATGATTAATGAGACTAAATGACCATCAGGCCAGCCATGACTCAGAATGATTTCACCAGATCCAGTTTCTCACACATAGACATGCACATGTCATCAGTTCGCTCTgatttcctctgcctctttcatTTAGCTATAGTTTAAACTCTTCTCTCCGTGATCTAATTTTAACTTATAGCATAATAGGGGATCTGGCTCTGTTTGAAGATCTGAATGTAGGAGCCTGTTGTAGGAGAAGCAACAGCAGTGCTTCTCGAAGTCATTTGGGGAGAAATTAAGGTGGACGCTCAGTCGATTTCACTACAAATTACTTAAAAGGATGGGTCAGCTGTCAGCATGTGAAAGGTTCCCCTGAAGAGATTTTCCATATTGTTAGGACAGCAGATACTCTGTTTTGAGTTTTCCTTTGTTGCTGTTTGGGTTGCTGATTTTTAATGTCTGCCCTAGCCCCACTGggacacacacagggaagaaatTGAGGCATATAGACGTTgaccaaaaaacacaaatacatttcTTAGATATGCTCACATAAGGCTTGTCAGATTGCGGTGCTAATTCTTTTCTCGTCCTCTCCTTTTAGGAAGCTTCGGAGGGATTACCCTTCCAAAATCCTCATCCAGCTGTGTGCGGCTCTGCTCCTGCTGAACCTGGCGTTCCTCTTGGACTCGTGGATAGCTCTGTACGACATGCGAGGCCTCTGCATCTCCGTGGCTGTATTTCTGCACTATTTTCTGTTGGTCTCATTCACCTGGATGGGCCTGGAAGCATTCCATATGTACCTGGCCCTTGTGAAAGTGTTTAATACTTACATCCGGAAATACATTCTCAAATTCTGCATTGTTGGTTGGGGTATGTATAATTTGGCTTGCACATGGCCTGGGCTTTCTCCAAAGCTCTTGCCCTGCTGTTCTGGTTTTTCATCAGGTAGAGACAATGGTAAAGCGGGTCATACTTAGCAGGTTTCTTAAACAGCTGTATTGTCCTTACATGGTGCCCTGCCCAAAGGGCAACCTtgtccagtctctctctctttttttctttttttttttttttcaggatttgtttatttgttttagaggggcgggcagagggagagggagagagaaccttgaGCAGACTCggtgctgagtgcggagcccagtgtggggctcggtGTCATAACCCTGACAGGTAATCTAACCTGTGCTTGAACACTTCTGTTATTAGGGAGCTCattatctttgttaaaaaaagaaaaaaattcaactgactaaattttaaagatcttattggctCTATTCAGAGAATTCATGAATCAACAGCATCCAGTCTAGCAGACAGAAAGGAGCTAtacaggggctcctgagtggctcagtgggttaaagcctctgccttcggctcaggtcatgatcccagggtcctggtattgagccccgcatcgggggcgggggggtggggtgtctctgctcagcagggagcctgcttcctcctctctctttgcatgactctctgcctatttgtgatctctgtcaaacaaataaaataataaataaaatcttttaaaaaaaaaaggagttgtaCAAAAGGAAAGATGTTGAtaggcaaaggaaacaggaaTAACCAAGTTATGCTAGGCAAAAAAGCAAGTTCGTTATGGCCAGGTTCCTTTCCTTTAGGGGATGACAGAAGTGTCCATCAGGCAGATTACCTAAACTAGCGCTAATAATGTGATTCccggtttaagattccatttctgggagagctgaAATTGTAATTAAGTCAAGTCTCTGTTTCATGACCCGGGGCTTGCCATAAATGACTCAATTCTAGGTCTGTTGTCTGGTTTTTAATACCTTACAAAGCAGCCAATAACCATTTTCTAAAGCCCTACAGCTCTGATTTCCCATTAAGTTCACTTGTCTCTCTGACGGCACTCACCCAGTggtcttatttttgctttatacggcaaaaaaataataagctgaCACCTCTCTGCCAAAGAGCCCTTTAGATAATCTACAAGTAATATATAACACTGTGAAAAATGCCCtgtttttccatgtattttcataCAAGTAACCCCACGAAAGACAAGCCGGTGAGGTTATCACAAGGCAGTTTATTGCTAACATCAGGTAAGGAAACCGGCTTAAAGCGATGACGTGATTTACCCAATTCACATAGTTTGAGAGCAGCCCCGCCTGGCTTTCTGATTTCTCATGCGTGTCCTTTCCACTGAATTAGAGCCGCCATCCCTCCCTGTCTTCTTTTTCAGGCTAAATATTCCTTCAGCTATCCTCTACACAGCAGTGCCGCAGACCCTTTACCACCCTTGTCACCCACCTGTCATTATATCTCTGTCAAGAATAACAGAACACCTTTCCAGAGAGATGAGTCGCTTCTTCCTAGAAAAATCAACCACTGCTTCTGACATTGGGCATGGATTCAGTCTTTGTGGAATACCAAA belongs to Lutra lutra chromosome X, mLutLut1.2, whole genome shotgun sequence and includes:
- the ADGRG2 gene encoding adhesion G-protein coupled receptor G2 isoform X16, translated to MFFSGRQCGHVGRPEEVLPLFKIFLIIIYLHVVLVTSLEENADNSSLLSPSVESSFVGFVPYTNDATSSVLSTLNKTGVKPQRNICNLSSICNDSAFFRGEIMFPYEESNGTQNQNAANGTLSGILSLRESRRSELNKILQTLSETYFTVCATAEAQSTLNCTFTIKMNKTMNICAVMVALKRAKIHPMEQCCCSVRIPCPSSPEELGKLQCDLQDPVVCLAGHPDGSPVSSSNSIPVVPQATILSQVSSAFSFPEPLNHPPITQSPPSPTQVIYLPSPQPSAPLASSSAIDTPPSSGTISSPMPQTDLSHTLPPVKSSLSSPTSSAPVDAITATSPPDNTEMVYTSSISDSDLESQVSQMEKALSSGSLEPNLAGEMINHVSKLLHSPPALLAPLAQRLLKIVDDIGLQLNFSTKTVTLTSPSLALAVIRVNASNFDTTTFAAQDPANLQVSLETRPPENSIGVITLPSSLMSNLPANDVELASRVQFNFFETPALFQDPALENLSLISYVISSSVANLTVKNLARNVTVTLKHITPSQDELTVRCVFWDLGRNGGRGGWSSDGCSVKDRKQNETVCTCSHLTSFGVLLDLSRTSLPPSQMMALTFITYIGCGLSSIFLSVTLVTYLAFEKLRRDYPSKILIQLCAALLLLNLAFLLDSWIALYDMRGLCISVAVFLHYFLLVSFTWMGLEAFHMYLALVKVFNTYIRKYILKFCIVGWGVPAVVVTIVLAISPNNYGLGSYGKFPNGSPDDFCWINSNAVFYITVVGYFCVIFLLNVSMFIVVLVQLCRIKKKKQLGAQRKTSIQDLRSVAGLTFLLGITWGFAFFAWGPVNVTFMYLFAIFNTLQGFFIFIFYCVAKENVRKQWRRYLCCGKFRLAENSDWSKTATNGLKKQTVNQGVSSSSNSLQSNSNSTHSTTLLVNTDCSGLVSGNGNASTEKNGVSFSVQNGDVCLHDFTGKQHMFTEKEDTCNGKSRIALRRTSKRGSLHFIEQM
- the ADGRG2 gene encoding adhesion G-protein coupled receptor G2 isoform X13, with the translated sequence MFFSGRQCGHVGRPEEVLPLFKIFLIIIYLHVVLVTSLEENADNSSLLSPSVESSFVGFVPYTNGTPEVETTSLNDATSSVLSTLNKTGVKPQRNICNLSSICNDSAFFRGEIMFPYEESNGTQNQNAANGTLSGILSLRESRRSELNKILQTLSETYFTVCATAEAQSTLNCTFTIKMNKTMNICAVMVALKRAKIHPMEQCCCSVRIPCPSSPEELGKLQCDLQDPVVCLAGHPDGSPVSSSNSIPVVPQATILSQVSSAFSFPEPLNHPPITQSPPSPTQVIYLPSPQPSAPLASSSAIDTPPSSGTISSPMPQTDLSHTLPPVKSSLSSPTSSAPVDAITATSPPDNTEMVYTSSISDSDLESQVSQMEKALSSGSLEPNLAGEMINHVSKLLHSPPALLAPLAQRLLKIVDDIGLQLNFSTKTVTLTSPSLALAVIRVNASNFDTTTFAAQDPANLQVSLETRPPENSIGVITLPSSLMSNLPANDVELASRVQFNFFETPALFQDPALENLSLISYVISSSVANLTVKNLARNVTVTLKHITPSQDELTVRCVFWDLGRNGGRGGWSSDGCSVKDRKQNETVCTCSHLTSFGVLLDLSRTSLPPSQMMALTFITYIGCGLSSIFLSVTLVTYLAFEKLRRDYPSKILIQLCAALLLLNLAFLLDSWIALYDMRGLCISVAVFLHYFLLVSFTWMGLEAFHMYLALVKVFNTYIRKYILKFCIVGWGVPAVVVTIVLAISPNNYGLGSYGKFPNGSPDDFCWINSNAVFYITVVGYFCVIFLLNVSMFIVVLVQLCRIKKKKQLGAQRKTSIQDLRSVAGLTFLLGITWGFAFFAWGPVNVTFMYLFAIFNTLQGFFIFIFYCVAKENVRKQWRRYLCCGKFRLAENSDWSKTATNGLKKQTVNQGVSSSSNSLQSNSNSTHSTTLLVNTDCSGLVSGNGNASTEKNGVSFSVQNGDVCLHDFTGKQHMFTEKEDTCNGKSRIALRRTSKRGSLHFIEQM